The sequence CCAAAGGAAACCCCGGGAATGGAGGGTACGGAACAATCTTGAAATTCAGGCAACATGAAAAAGAACTGTCGGAAGGATTTCGTCTGACGACCAACAATCGAATGGAGTTATTGGCGGTCATCAAGGGACTGGAGGCCATCAAGGTAGATGGAATCCCCGTAAAAGTTTACTCGGACAGTAAATACGTGGTGGATGCGATCACCAAGGGGTGGATTTGGAGCTGGCAGAAAAAGGGGTTCAAGGATAAAAAGAACGTGGACCTGTGGAAGCGCTATATTCCCCTGCACAATAAATACAAACCGCAATTTCAATGGGTGAAGGGGCATGCCGGCCATCCAGAAAACGAACGCTGTGACCAACTGGCTGTCGCTGCAGCTGAATCGTCCAAGCTTTTGGTAGACGAGGCGTACGAGAGAGAAAATTAGGTTTTGTACTTTGGCGTCTGTCCATGTCAAAAGAGAAATAGTCAATCATGGCCAATACTTATTTTCAGTTTAAGCAGTTTACCATTCACCAGGATCATTGTGCCATGAAGGTGAGCACTGATGCTGTTGTTCTTGGGGCTTTAGCCAAGCATGCATCACCAAATAGCATTTTGGATATTGGGAGTGGTACTGGTGTGATTACCCTGATGCTTGCTCAGCGGTTTCCTGAAGCTACCGTACAGGGGATTGAACTGGACGAAGCGGCCGCCAGCCAGTCAAGGAGAAATGTCCAAAAAAGCCCTTGGCCAGGACGTGTGGAGATAAAGTGTATGCGTTTTCAGGCGTTTGAAAAAGAGTCCACTGAAAATTATCCGCTTATCGTCAGCAATCCTCCTTACTTTCCCAAGCATCATAAGTCTGCAGATTTACAGCGAAACCTGGCACTGCATAACGACGAGCTGTCATTTGGTGATTTGATAAAGGGAGTTGTGAAGCGTCTTGATAAAAATGGAGGGTTTTTTTGGGTGATACTGCCGCCCCAGCAAATGAAGGAGCTGGATAAAATCGCGCGCTTCTTTGGGTTACATGCGCAGGAGTGGTATGAGTTGAAGGACAGGCCGTCTACCAAAACGTTGCGGCACATCAAGTCATTCAGTTTTAATGCGAAGCCATCGCCTGAAATGAATACCATCTGTATTAAAAATGAGGATTTTACTTATACGGCAAGTTACCAAAACTTGCTTAAGGATTTTTTATTGACCTTTTAGGATGACTGCTTCCTCATCGAAGGTAATGCCATTATTGGCCAATAGTTTCAGGACAGGTAAATAAATTTCTTCTTTTATGGGAAGGTGGAGCCCCC comes from Echinicola vietnamensis DSM 17526 and encodes:
- the rnhA gene encoding ribonuclease HI, with amino-acid sequence MILIYTDGAAKGNPGNGGYGTILKFRQHEKELSEGFRLTTNNRMELLAVIKGLEAIKVDGIPVKVYSDSKYVVDAITKGWIWSWQKKGFKDKKNVDLWKRYIPLHNKYKPQFQWVKGHAGHPENERCDQLAVAAAESSKLLVDEAYEREN
- a CDS encoding tRNA1(Val) (adenine(37)-N6)-methyltransferase, translated to MANTYFQFKQFTIHQDHCAMKVSTDAVVLGALAKHASPNSILDIGSGTGVITLMLAQRFPEATVQGIELDEAAASQSRRNVQKSPWPGRVEIKCMRFQAFEKESTENYPLIVSNPPYFPKHHKSADLQRNLALHNDELSFGDLIKGVVKRLDKNGGFFWVILPPQQMKELDKIARFFGLHAQEWYELKDRPSTKTLRHIKSFSFNAKPSPEMNTICIKNEDFTYTASYQNLLKDFLLTF